TAACTTGCTTTTTCACTAGCAAGAAAAGCTACTGTATGCGCAATATCACTATCTTCTCCGAATTTGTTTAATGGTATTTGAGTTTTCATTTGTTCTTTCAATTCATCTGATAATTGATCTGTCATATCTGATACGATAAATCCAGGAGCAACTGCATTACAAGTGATACCACGTGACGCTAATTCTCTAGCGAAAGTTCTCGTCATACCTTCTACACCTGATTTTGTTGCTACGTAATTGACTTGTCCTGGATTACCTAACGCACCTACGACACTAGATAAGTTGATAATACGACCTGATTTTTGTTTTAACATAGGTCTTGTCACTGCTTGAACACAGTTGAATACACCTTTTAAGTTTGTATTAACAACATCATCCCATTCCGTTTCTTTCATTCTCATTAATAAATTATCTCTAGTGATACCAGCATTATTAACAAGAACATCTATTGTACCGAATGTATTTGTTGTTTCTTTAATCATTGCTTTTACTTCATCTACTTCACTTACATTTGCTTGAATTGCAAATGCATCAACACCGAATGCTTTGATTTCAGATACAACTTGTTCTGCTTTTTCTTTATTACCAGCATAATTGACGACAACATTATATCCTTCTTTGCCTAATTCTAAAGCGATTTTTCTGCCTATACCTCTAGAAGCACCAGTAACGATTGCTGTTTTTGTCATTATTCATTCCATCCTTTAATATCATCAATAGTTTGAATTGAAGTTATTTTAACATCTCTGTTAATTTTCTTTACTAATCCAGATAAGACTTTGTTAGGTCCAATCTCAATAAAATGATCTACACCTTGTTCAATCAAATATTCAATTGATTGACTATATTCAACTGGTGAGAATAATTGTTTAACCATGTTTTCTTTAATGATTTTATGATCCGTTTCAGGTTTAGCATAAACATTTTGAACGATTGGATGCTTTGCATCATTCCATTCAAATTGATTAATATAAGCCTCAAAATCATCTGCTATTGTTTTCATCATTGATGAATGGAATGGCCCTGATACTTTCAAAGGCATTACACGTTTAGCACCTAAAGATTTACCTTCTGCTACTAGTTTATCAATAAGTGTTGCATGACCTGATACGACAATTTGCCCTGGACAGTTGATGTTTGCTGGTTCAATCAATTCATCATCAGTTGATAATTGTTCACAAATTGCACGAACTTCATCAATATTCAATCCTAACACAGCTGCCATTGAACCGACACCTTGTGGAAATGCCTCAGACATTAATGTACCACGTTTATGAACAATTTGTACTGCATCTTCAAATTTTAATACGCCTTCAGAAACAAGTGCTGAGTATTCACCTAAGCTATGTCCTAAAGCATAATCATAATTAAACTCATTTAAAGCGTTCATTAACGCTGAACTGTGTGTTAATAATGCTGGTTGCGTATATTCAGTTAAACCTAATAATTCTTCAGGATCATTAAACATAATATCAAGTAAATCAAATGATAATGATTCATTCGCTCTATCTAATACAGATGTAGCATTGATTTCATTTTGGTATAAATCCTGTGCCATACCTACTTTTTGAGAACCTTGACCAGGAAACATAATTGCAACTTTACTCATCTTATTCACCTACTGCTTTCCTCATTTTATCTACAATATTCGTATCTGCAGCTCGTTTTGCTTGTTTAATTGCGTTATAGAATGCTCGTTCATTTGAAGAACCGTGTGCTTTAACTACGACACCATTCAATCCTAAAAGAACAGAACCACCATATTCGGCGTAATCCATTTTATCTTTAATTTTTGACAAATCTTTTTTCAATGTCAATGCAGCTAATTTGTTTTTAGTTGATGCTGTCATTGTTTCTTTTAACATTTTAAAGATACCTGTAGCTGTTCCTTCAATCGTTTTCAGAACCATGTTTCCAGTATATCCATCAGTTACAACAACATCACTCGCATCTAATAATAATGATTTGGCTTCAACGTTACCAATGAAATTATCAAATGTTTCTTCTTTTAATAATTCATGTGTTTTCTTAGTTAATGCATTTCCTTTTGCTTCTTCAGTACCAATATTTAATAAAGCAAGTGATGGACTATCAATTCCACGAATTTGTTTCGCATAAATTTCACCCATCTTAGCATATTGAACTAAATGTTCAGGCTTAGCATCAGCGTTCGCACCGATATCTAAGAATACAAAACCTTTACCAGTCACAGTTGGGAATGTTGCTACTAACGCAGGTCGCTCGATACCTTTAATTCTACCTACGATAAACAATCCACTACTCATTAAAGCGCCTGTATTACCTGCCGAAACACATGCTTCGGCTTTTCCTTCTTTGACTGCATTTGCCATTAATACCATTGATGCATTTTTCTTTTTCTTAATAGACCTTACTGGTTCATCATCCATTAAGATTTCTTCATCTGTATGATAAAAAGTAATTCTCTCGTGCTCGTAATCAAATTGATTTTCATCGCCAAATAATAATATTTTTAAATCAGGAAAATCATTAATTGCTTGTTTAACCGCTTCTATTACGATACCTGGTGCATCATCGCCACCCATTAAATCTATCGCAACTTTAACCATTTGTTTCACCTTCGTTCGAATAATACATTTCAAAATTCCCTTGAAATACTGTTTCACCATGAACAGTACTCGTCACTTCTACTTTTGCTATATGTTTAGATTTATGTATCACTGTTGCTTTAGCAATGACTCTATCTTTTAGATAAACTGATTTTATAAATTGCACATGACTTTTAGTTGTTAATGCTAATTCATCATTAATAAGTGCCACACATAATGAATTTGCTTGAGCAAATAAATAATGTCCTCTTGCTATACCATTTCTTGTAAATACATGTTCATCTTTAATATCTAAAATTGATATTGCTGATTTATCTAATTCAATATCTATAATTTCCCCAATGACATCTTCAATGGGTAATGACTTAATTTCATCATGATGTTGAGTCGCAACATCTTTAATACGACGCCTTAATTCAGGAATACCAAGCTCCATTCTATCAAGTCTAATAGTTTGGATACTTACTTTAAAATATTCACTTAAAGATTCATCAGTAATAAAAGGTTCTTCTTTCAAACGATGCGTAAGTTCCTTCTGGCGATCTGCTTTTGATAATTTCATCTCATCCAAATCCATTCTATTATGTACTTATAGCTAAAATTAGCACCTGCTATCATGACCTACCTTACTTATACTAACATGTGTTTATAACTATTCTCAACAAATTATACAATAAAAAAAGAGTGAAATTTAATTTTTCACTCTTTTATAGTTAATTATGCTGTTTTTTCTTCCACTGCAGTGTAAATCATACGCTCTTCAAACAGTAATGTTTCTGGATTATACGTGTCGCAAGTAATTAATGTTAATTGATTCGGTTTACCTTTATGTTCTTCCAAGACATCGACTTGTGTCGGTTTAACATTTTTTATTTCAGTAATCTTGTATGTTTTTCTTTTATTAAATGTGATCAATTCAACTTTGTCGCCGACTTTTGCACGTGTAAGATTATTAAATCTTATCCCTGTACCTTCAACACGATGACCAGCAATGGCAATATTCTGCTCATTTAATTGCTCGCCTTTATCGACTAACGATAGACCATTACGTAAATTTTTTTCAGTGGCTGGTCCTTTAAAAATTGGTTCAGAAATATCCGCTGAAGGTACTTTTAAATAGCCAACCATATGATCATTTGACTTTAATTGATTTGCATCTGTTTTTGTAATCCAAGACTCTATCGGGTTCACTTTAACACGCTGATTATTATTTTCATATGATTCAATAACCTTATCATTCACCCGTTCTGTAAAATACGTTCTAATGTCATTCCAGAAAAAAATTGAAATAGCTGTCATGATTAATAATATACCAATCAATCGAAATAACCATCTCACATCTCATACCTACTCTCAAATTATGGTAATTTAAATTTATAAAATCAAACCTCAATTGTCAATCAAAATTATGTTCTTCCATTGAAGATTGAACTAACTTTCTTAAATTGTCATAATGTGGTTCAAAAAATTCTCCAGACTGTACCAATTCACTCGCCTCATCACGAGCCACTTCTAACATTCTGTAATCTTCTACAATGTTAGCAACTCTAAAATCAGGCAACCCACTTTGTTTCACACCAAAGAAATCTCCAGGTCCTCGCATTTCTAAATCACGTTCTGATAAATAGAATCCATCTGTTGATTCAGTCATAATATGCATTCTCTCTACGCCACTCTCAGTCTTAGGCGATGCTACCAGCGTACAATAACTTTGGTGATGACTTCGTCCGACTCTTCCTCTTAATTGGTGAAGGGTTGATAAACCGAATCTATCCGCATCATAA
The Mammaliicoccus sp. Dog046 genome window above contains:
- the fabG gene encoding 3-oxoacyl-[acyl-carrier-protein] reductase, with the protein product MTKTAIVTGASRGIGRKIALELGKEGYNVVVNYAGNKEKAEQVVSEIKAFGVDAFAIQANVSEVDEVKAMIKETTNTFGTIDVLVNNAGITRDNLLMRMKETEWDDVVNTNLKGVFNCVQAVTRPMLKQKSGRIINLSSVVGALGNPGQVNYVATKSGVEGMTRTFARELASRGITCNAVAPGFIVSDMTDQLSDELKEQMKTQIPLNKFGEDSDIAHTVAFLASEKASYITGQTIHVNGGMYMQ
- the plsX gene encoding phosphate acyltransferase PlsX → MVKVAIDLMGGDDAPGIVIEAVKQAINDFPDLKILLFGDENQFDYEHERITFYHTDEEILMDDEPVRSIKKKKNASMVLMANAVKEGKAEACVSAGNTGALMSSGLFIVGRIKGIERPALVATFPTVTGKGFVFLDIGANADAKPEHLVQYAKMGEIYAKQIRGIDSPSLALLNIGTEEAKGNALTKKTHELLKEETFDNFIGNVEAKSLLLDASDVVVTDGYTGNMVLKTIEGTATGIFKMLKETMTASTKNKLAALTLKKDLSKIKDKMDYAEYGGSVLLGLNGVVVKAHGSSNERAFYNAIKQAKRAADTNIVDKMRKAVGE
- the fabD gene encoding ACP S-malonyltransferase, whose translation is MSKVAIMFPGQGSQKVGMAQDLYQNEINATSVLDRANESLSFDLLDIMFNDPEELLGLTEYTQPALLTHSSALMNALNEFNYDYALGHSLGEYSALVSEGVLKFEDAVQIVHKRGTLMSEAFPQGVGSMAAVLGLNIDEVRAICEQLSTDDELIEPANINCPGQIVVSGHATLIDKLVAEGKSLGAKRVMPLKVSGPFHSSMMKTIADDFEAYINQFEWNDAKHPIVQNVYAKPETDHKIIKENMVKQLFSPVEYSQSIEYLIEQGVDHFIEIGPNKVLSGLVKKINRDVKITSIQTIDDIKGWNE
- the fapR gene encoding transcription factor FapR; this translates as MKLSKADRQKELTHRLKEEPFITDESLSEYFKVSIQTIRLDRMELGIPELRRRIKDVATQHHDEIKSLPIEDVIGEIIDIELDKSAISILDIKDEHVFTRNGIARGHYLFAQANSLCVALINDELALTTKSHVQFIKSVYLKDRVIAKATVIHKSKHIAKVEVTSTVHGETVFQGNFEMYYSNEGETNG
- a CDS encoding class A sortase; its protein translation is MRWLFRLIGILLIMTAISIFFWNDIRTYFTERVNDKVIESYENNNQRVKVNPIESWITKTDANQLKSNDHMVGYLKVPSADISEPIFKGPATEKNLRNGLSLVDKGEQLNEQNIAIAGHRVEGTGIRFNNLTRAKVGDKVELITFNKRKTYKITEIKNVKPTQVDVLEEHKGKPNQLTLITCDTYNPETLLFEERMIYTAVEEKTA